A region of Periplaneta americana isolate PAMFEO1 chromosome 16, P.americana_PAMFEO1_priV1, whole genome shotgun sequence DNA encodes the following proteins:
- the LOC138716174 gene encoding cuticle protein 19-like, whose amino-acid sequence MAYLIKVVVMAILAAASLGSPVIVSQSYSQSNSGHAISHAPSYSHAPVVTYSHAPVVSYSHAPVVSYSHAPVVSYSHAPVAVHHEPVAVEVEHHAPAHYEFKYGVRDEHTHDIKEQAEKRDGDKVSGYYKLLEADGTTRTVHYTADKHTGFHAQVVRSGHAVHPAQAVKVAVPVHKVVSAPVVSYGLGSYH is encoded by the exons ATGGCTTACTTGATCAAG GTTGTAGTGATGGCCATTTTGGCAGCGGCTTCACTTGGCTCTCCCGTCATTGTTAGCCAATCCTACAGCCAATCTAACTCCGGACATGCGATCTCACACGCTCCCAGTTATTCTCACGCACCTGTAGTCACATACTCTCACGCACCTGTAGTCTCCTACTCACACGCCCCTGTTGTAAGCTACTCGCACGCCCCTGTTGTAAGCTACTCTCACGCTCCTGTGGCTGTACACCATGAACCTGTAGCTGTCGAAGTTGAACATCAC GCTCCCGCCCACTACGAATTCAAGTATGGCGTCAGGGATGAGCACACCCACGACATCAAGGAGCAGGCTGAGAAGCGCGATGGTGACAAGGTGTCAGGATACTACAAGCTTCTGGAAGCCGACGGCACCACCCGTACTGTCCACTACACCGCGGATAAGCACACCGGATTCCACGCCCAGGTCGTGAGGTCCGGACACGCCGTGCATCCTGCTCAAGCTGTTAAGGTGGCCGTCCCTGTACATAAGGTGGTGTCAGCACCAGTCGTCAGTTACGGGCTTGGAAGCTACCACTGA
- the LOC138716173 gene encoding cuticle protein 7-like, producing MAFTKVVVLAILIAAACAYPGYDSHYAPVATIAHAPTVSYSHAPLAVAHAPVEVEHHAPANYEFKYGVNDGHTHDIKEQAEKRVGDKVEGYYSLVEPDGTTRTVHYTADHHNGFNAVVSKSGHASHPATPVKVAVPVHSVAPAHSISYAPTYSHAAPLVSYAAPSYSHAAPALSYSSTIGHGYSAGGLGHGYASLGHGYASLGHGYASLGQGLSLGHGYGGYH from the exons GTTGTAGTCCTCGCTATACTTATAGCAGCTGCCTGCGCATATCCCGGATACGACAGCCATTACGCTCCTGTGGCAACGATAGCTCACGCCCCAACCGTGAGCTACTCTCATGCACCACTGGCTGTCGCGCATGCGCCCGTTGAGGTGGAACATCAC GCTCCAGCCAACTACGAGTTCAAGTATGGAGTGAATGATGGCCACACCCACGACATCAAGGAACAGGCAGAGAAACGCGTTGGAGACAAGGTGGAGGGTTACTACAGCCTGGTTGAACCCGACGGCACCACCCGCACCGTCCACTACACCGCTGATCACCACAACGGATTCAACGCTGTGGTCTCCAAATCAGGACACGCCTCTCATCCTGCCACTCCTGTCAAAGTTGCAGTGCCAGTCCACAGCGTGGCTCCCGCTCACAGCATCTCCTACGCTCCCACATACTCCCACGCAGCTCCCCTCGTCTCATATGCTGCTCCCAGCTACTCACACGCTGCACCTGCCCTCAGCTACAGCAGCACAATTGGTCATGGTTACAGCGCAGGAGGCCTTGGTCATGGTTACGCCAGTCTTGGCCATGGTTACGCTAGTCTTGGCCATGGTTACGCCAGTCTTGGCCAAGGACTTAGTCTAGGACATGGATATGGAGGCTATCACTAA